The sequence AAGAACTTCCTTGTCTTCATCACCGTACTTGTCATGAATTTCTTGTGCCAAAGCAGTTCTTTCAAATCTAGAACCAAATGGATCGACACCTTCATCATAAAGTTCTTGAAGTTTTTCACGTCTGACCCTTAGTTGGTCATTCATGACTCTCTTCTTCTTGATCTCTTCTTTTGTTGGTTGCTTCTTGTTATTTTCGTTACTCAAAATTTTTCCCCCTGTCTACTGATTTTTTGTAGATTTCGCTTCTCTTGCTTCATAACTTTCAACAAATTGATCTAGCGTATCGAACACTGCTTGCATGGAGTCTTCTTCCATTACTTTAGCACGAGTTCTAACTGCACGGGGAATCCCCTTTAGATAATATGCTGCTTGTTGACGAAATTCTGGAACACCAACATGCTCACCTTTTAAGTCTACCAGACGTTGGAGTTGAAGTTTAGCTATATTAATTTTTTCTGCCACAGTTGGTTCTGGCAAAAGCTCGCCAGTTTCCAAATAGTGGTTCATAGCATTCAATCTCCACAAGTTACCCAAGACTGCTCGTCCAACCATCACTGCATCGGCTCCAACTTGATCTAACATGTATTTAGCATCTTGTGGCGTTTTAACATCACCATTTCCCATAAAAGGGATTGAAATTCGTTGGGCTACTTCATGTAGAAGTTCCCAATCAGAATGTCCAGAATACATTTGAGCTTTGGTTCGACCATGCATGGCAATAGCACTGGCACCAGCTTCTTGAGCCGCCAAAGCATTTTCAACAGCTAAGATATGATCACTATCCCAGCCAGTGCGCATTTTTACGGTCAACGGCTTGTCAATTGCTGAACTGACTGCTTTAACTGCCTTGTATAACTTGTCAGGATCTTGTAACCATGTAGAACCAGCACCTGTTTTAGTAACTTTCTTGACCGGACATCCCATATTAATATCAATAATATCAGCACCAGTATTCTCAGCCACAAATCTAGCCGCATTGACTAAGGTTTCTGTATTGCCTCCAAAAACTTGAATGCTTACGGGATGTTCCTTGGGATCGACGAAAAGCATGCCTAAAGTTTTAGCATTATGATATTTGATACCTTCGCCACTGATCATTTCACAAACGACCAGACCGGCGCCAAATTCTCTTGCTGTCACCCGAAAGGCTGAATTAGTAACACCCGCCATTGGGGCAACGACGATTTGGTTTGGTATCGTCACATTGCCTATTTTCCATTCCATACGTTTACCTCTGATCATTCAACTACAACGTCAAATAATAACAAATTATCTATTGACATGGCAAATATGATTAACCTTGTTGGGCAATAATTTCTTTTAGATCGGCTTCACTAAATTGATATTTGTTACCACAGAATTTGCAAACTGCTTCAGCACCATGATTTTCTTTGATCATATTCTCTAATTCTGATTTTTGTAAGGTTGCTAATGATTTAGAAAATCTTTCTTTAGAACAATCGCATTTGAATCCAACTGGCATTTCTTCCAAATACTTCATTTCAATACCATTCATGACTTTTTCCATGATGTCCTTGTTGCTCAAACCTTCATTCAGCAATGTTGACAAATTAGGAATAGTCTTCAGATTAGCTTCAATTTTGGCAATATCTTTATCACTTGCACCAGGAAGTGTTTGGACCAAGAAGCCACCAGCTGCACCAACAGTTTCATTAGGTGTCACAAAAACTGAAACACCAATTGCTGAAGGAATTTGTTCAGATTTGGCCATATAGTAAGCAAAGTCCATACCGATTTCTCCTGAAACCAAAGGAACTGAACCAGTAAAAGGAGCTTTTAGATGTAAGTCTTTAGTAATGCTCAAAGTACCGTCTGTTCCAACAGCTGCCTTGACATTAATATGACCGTCTTCTCTAGCCTTCAAACTGATATGTGGGTTAGTAATATAACCTTTGACATAACCTTTAGCGTTAGCATCGACCACAATTGCACCAACTGGGCCATTGCCTTGAATACGAGTTGTTAATACTTCGTCTTCTTTCAAAGTTGACGTTGCAACAAGCATTGAACCAATCAAAGTTCTTCCAAGAGCAGCACTAGAATTTCTCCAAGTGTCGTGTCTTTTTTGAGCTTCTTGAACGGTTTGTGTGGCATTAACAACGTAAGCTCTAAACTTACCGTTAGTTGAAACAGCTTTTGTTAATGTATCTGTCATATTTATTTCCTCCGTTCAAAAAAGCGACTCCATAAGAGTCGCTTTTTCTTATATTATTAATTATCACTATTATTATCTTTATTGCTATCTGAATTACTATCAGAATTTTCTGTTGAATCGTTTGTATCAGATGAATCATTCTTTGGTTGATCATCTTTTTCA comes from Companilactobacillus pabuli and encodes:
- the dusB gene encoding tRNA dihydrouridine synthase DusB; translated protein: MEWKIGNVTIPNQIVVAPMAGVTNSAFRVTAREFGAGLVVCEMISGEGIKYHNAKTLGMLFVDPKEHPVSIQVFGGNTETLVNAARFVAENTGADIIDINMGCPVKKVTKTGAGSTWLQDPDKLYKAVKAVSSAIDKPLTVKMRTGWDSDHILAVENALAAQEAGASAIAMHGRTKAQMYSGHSDWELLHEVAQRISIPFMGNGDVKTPQDAKYMLDQVGADAVMVGRAVLGNLWRLNAMNHYLETGELLPEPTVAEKINIAKLQLQRLVDLKGEHVGVPEFRQQAAYYLKGIPRAVRTRAKVMEEDSMQAVFDTLDQFVESYEAREAKSTKNQ
- the hslO gene encoding Hsp33 family molecular chaperone HslO, which gives rise to MTDTLTKAVSTNGKFRAYVVNATQTVQEAQKRHDTWRNSSAALGRTLIGSMLVATSTLKEDEVLTTRIQGNGPVGAIVVDANAKGYVKGYITNPHISLKAREDGHINVKAAVGTDGTLSITKDLHLKAPFTGSVPLVSGEIGMDFAYYMAKSEQIPSAIGVSVFVTPNETVGAAGGFLVQTLPGASDKDIAKIEANLKTIPNLSTLLNEGLSNKDIMEKVMNGIEMKYLEEMPVGFKCDCSKERFSKSLATLQKSELENMIKENHGAEAVCKFCGNKYQFSEADLKEIIAQQG